GGCTCGCCGGCATCAACACCGCGATCTTCTCGCGCTCCGGCGGCTCGCAGGGCATCGGCTTTGCGATTCCCGCCAACATGGTGCGGGTGGTGGTGGCCTCCGCCAAGAGCGGTGGCAAGGCGGTGAAGCGGCCGTGGCTCGGCGCGCGGCTGCAGGCGGTCACGCCGGAGATCGCGGAGACATTGGGGCTGAAGCTGCCGACCGGCGCGCTGGTCGCCAACGTCGCGCCGAACAGCCCGGCGGCGAAGGCCGGGCTCAAACTGTCCGACCTGATCGTCGGGATCGACGGCACGCCGATCGACGATCCCAATGCGTTCGACTACCGCTTCGCGACCCGTCCGCTCGGCGGCAACGCGGAGATCGAGGTGCAGCGCGCCGGCAAGCCGGTGAAGCTCACCGTGCCGCTGGAGACCGCGCCCGATACCAACCGCGACGAGATCGTGCTGACCGCGCGTTCGCCATTCCAGGGCGCCAAGGTCGCCAACATCTCGCCGGCGCTGGCCGATGAGCTGCATCTCGACGCCGGCGCCGAGGGCGTCGTCGTCACCGAGCTCGCCGATGACGGCACCGCCGCCAATGTCGGCTTCCAGAAGGGCGACATCATCCTCGCGGTCAACAACGAGAAGATCGTGCGCACCGGCGACCTCGACAAGGTATCGAAGGCGGGCTCGCGGATCTGGCGCATCACGCTGGTGCGCGGCGGCCAGCAGATCAACGTGACACTCGGCGGATGAGCCCTAAACAACCTCGCGAGGCAAGCAACCTGTTCGCCGCGGCGGGGATGGAGCAGGACGCGCCACACCCGCTGCCGGACCGGCTGCGTCCGCGCACGCTGGCCGACGTGGTCGGCCAGGACCACATCCTCGGCCCCGACGGCGCGCTGACCCGCATGCTGGAGACGCGCACGCTGGGCTCGCTGGTGTTCTGGGGCCCGCCCGGCACCGGCAAGACCACGGTGGCGCGGCTTCTGGCCGACGCCACCGAGCTGCATTTCGAGCAGATCTCCGCGGTGTTCTCCGGCGTCGCCGACCTGAAGAAGGCGTTCGATGCCGCGCGTGCCCGGCGCGAGACCGGCAAGGGCACGCTGCTGTTCGTCGACGAGGTGCACCGGTTCAATCGCGCGCAGCAGGATTCCTTCCTGCCCGTGATGGAGGACGGCACCGTGGTGCTGGTCGGCGCCACCACCGAGAACCCGTCCTTCGAGCTCAACGCGGCGCTCTTGTCGCGTGCCCGCGTGCTGGTGTTTCACTCGCTCGACACCGCGGCGATCGAAAAGCTGTTCGCCAATGCCGAGAAAATCGAGGGCAAGGCGCTGCCGCTCGATGCGGAGGCACGCGCCGTGCTGGTGCGGATGGCCGACGGTGACGGCCGCGCCTCGCTGACATTAGCCGAAGAGGTCTGGCGCGCCGCGCGCAAAGGCGAGGTGTTCAATGCCGAGCAGTTGCAGGCGATCCTGCAGCGCCGCGCCCCGATCTACGACAAGTCGGCCGACGGGCACTACAATCTGATCTCGGCGCTGCATAAATCGGTGCGCGGCTCCGATCCGGATGCGGCGCTGTATTATCTCGCGCGCATGCTCGATGCCGGCGAGGACCCGCTGTTCCTGGCGCGGCGCGTGGTGCGCATGGCGGTCGAGGACATCGGCCTCGCCGATCCGCAGGCGCTGGCGGTCTGCAACGCCGCCAAGGATGCCTATGATTTCCTGGGCTCGCCGGAGGGCGAGCTCGCGATCGCGCAGGCCGTGGTCTATCTCGCCACCGCGCCGAAATCGAACGCGGTCTACACCGCGTTTGGTGCGGCGATGCAGACCGCAAAGCGGGGCGGCTCGCTGCTGCCGCCGAAGCACATCCTGAATTCGCCGACCAAATTGATGAAGTCGGAAGGCTACGGCTCCGGCTATCAATATGATCACGACATGCCAGACGCGTTCTCCGGCCAGGACTATTTCCCGGAAGCGCTGGGACGCCAGACGTTCTACGATCCGCCCGACCGCGGCTTCGAGCGCGAGATCCGCAAGCGGCTGGACTATTGGGCGCGGCTGCGCAAAGAGCGGGGCGGGAGCTAGGCCGCGTACTCATACCGCGTGAATCGATGTCCGCTTGTCCCCCAAGAGCGGCGCGAAAGCGGACGTTGCCGAACTTCCGAGAAGGGCCGGGAGCTGACGTTCAGGCCGCACAATTGCGCCGGCCGGCATACACGAGCCGCCGCTGATTACGGTCGGGCTACTCGCTATTCGGGTAGCCCGGCGAGGCGCAATGGCGTGACGAATGCGTCGAGATCCTTCTGGTGCCGGTAAGGCAATCGCTGAGCCCAGCGACTGGCGGTCAGATTGGGGTGGTTGACCAACATTTTCCTTACCATGACGCGCGCCTCATCCTCATTACCGAGGTTCCAGAGCGCCGCCACAAGAACCGATTGCACGGTCAGCCAGCGTGGCTTCTCACTCAGGACGCGGGAGGCAATGTCTCGCGCCGCAACAAGATCGCCGAGGTGAAACTTCCCCCGCGCCGCGTCGACCATCGATTCGTGGCGGCTAAGTGGGCTGAGCCGCTGCGCCTGCTCCTCATATTGGACGGCTTTTCGGAAATCGCCAGCATAGCTGTGAAACACAGCTGCCATATGATAGGAGCCCGCGCTGTTGGGGCAGAGGGCAATCGCCTTCTCTCCGGCAGCAACGGCATCGTCGTGGCGGCGTTGATACAGGCGCGTATAACCCAGCGTCACGTATGCTTCATCACTGTTCGGGTCGACTGCCAGAGCACGAGCCGCGCACCCCAGTGCCGCTTCGTAGGTTGTCGCCTCGTCCTTTTCCCAACCAAAGCGCGCCTGGTCGGTCAATGTGAACCCCAACAGACCAAGCGCCGGCGTAAAAGCGGGGTTGATCTCCAACGCCCGTTCGAGCTCGCTGCGTGCTTGTGCATGAGTGTGCTTGGCAAAGTTGACGTATAGGGTTCGACCCTTGAGGAAATGCTCGTACACTAACGGGCTGCCAGAGCGTTTGCGCCACACCCGCACCTCTTCGCCAAACGTCAACCGGACCTCGAGCGCGGCGACGATGTCCTGCGTTATCCGGTCCTGAAGCTCGAACACGTCGTCGAGGTCGCCCTCGAAACGGTCTGCCCAGACGTGGCCCCCGTTCAGGCTGTCGATCAATTGTGCCGCCAATCTCACTCGATTGCCGGCTTTGCGAACGCTCCCTTCCAGCACATAGCGAGCGCCGAGCATTCGGCCGATTTCACGGATGTCCCGAACCTGTCCTTTGAACACGAAACTCGAATTGCGGGCAATGACCAGCAGCTCCTGAATCTTCGACAATGTGGTCAGCACGTCTTCAGCGATACCGTCGGCAAAATATTCTTGCTCGGGGTCGCCGCTCATATTCTGGAACGGCAGCACGGCGATGGAAGGCTTGTGTGGGAGTGGAGGGGCCGCACTTGGCCTCTCGGTCGACGTGCTATGCGCTTCCGCGCTTACCGCGTAAGCGCGGACCGGCTTGGTGATGTTCTTGAGCTGCTGCTCGCCGCGATCCTCGAAGCCAATGTCCAGCTTGCCTTCGACCTCGCTGTGGACCTTGCCAGAGATCAGGATGCCGCCCGGATCGGCAACGCTTTCGAGCCGGGCCGCGATGTTGATCCCTTCACCGTAAACATCGCCCTGCTCGTCAACGATCACGTCGCCGAGATTGATGCCGATCCTCAGTTGAAGGGTGCTTTCGTGTGAGGCGAGGTGTTCCTGAATTTCCAGCCCGCACTTAACGGCCGATAGCGGGCTCGCAAATTCGGCGAGGATGCCGTCACCAGTGGTCTTGATGAGGCGGCCCCCATGGCAGCCGAAGCTAGGCTCGATCACCTCCCGCCTGAGCCGCCCGATTTTCGTATAGGTGGCCTCTTCGGCCCGTTCCATGAGCGCGGAATAGCCGACAACATCCGCGGCCAAGATGGCCGCCAACCGCCGTTGAACGTGCTCTTGGGGCAAGCCCGCCCCCTGTTCAAGATTAATTAGCGGGCATCAAATCACACCAATGGGTTGCTCCGCCAGCTTCTTTCCGGACCGGAAGTGGTCACGGCCGGGCCAACCCGCACTACACCAGAAGGCAATACCCTCGGGTGACGGCTGTGCTCCGAAAAACAGGACCGCCCATTGCCGGGGACCGGAGCAGGCGTTCGCCATCGGGCAGTCACGCGTGGTGTTAGTCGCGCTTCGGCGCGCGGCGACTGTGGTGTTGTGGAAGGCGGGACGCAACACCACAGTTCCGGTTCGGGTCAATTGCCGCCCATAGCGACCGAACCGGGGGATTTCCGCTTCACCTCGAAGAGCCGACGTCGCCAATGGTCATGCAGATCGTCAGCTATGGGCCAATTCCGGACCTCGAGCCTTACTAGGGATCTCGTTGGAGCCTGAACACTGTCTGCAGGAGTCCCTTCACCGCCTCGCGGGCCGCAGCTGCAGCGGCTTCGTTGTAACTGATGTAAGGATCGGTCTGTACGCAAGGGTCCGCGTACGTAAACGGCTCGCCGGTCTCGGCATTTATGATGATGCCGAGAGGCTGTTCCTTCAACTTACACGCACGTACAGTCTGCGCCCCCTTCAATACGGTCGGTGTCTTCGGTGCGAGCGGGTTATCGAAGACGTGGTGTGCGCCAGGGAATTCGATCAGCCTGGCGTCCTTGCCGGCGGCGCGGAGGCGTTCGAAATAGGAACGGCAAGGAGCTACTGGGTTATAGTCGTCTGCCGTGCCATGGAACTGTCGGATGGGCGCCGTGCTGACTTCGGTGTCGCCGATGATCGCGATACTGCATGACGCATAGAACGGAATGTACGCCGCAAATTCGATGCCTGGATGCCAAGTCTGCTGGAAGCGCGTAAAGCTGGCAGCCAGCACGGCTTGTCCGCCGCGCGAGAACCCCATCGGCACAATGCGTGTCGGGTCGATCCTGGGATGATCGATGAGCACGTCGTAGGCCCGGTACACATCCAGCACCATGTTGAACCGTCCGAGTTGTTCCTGATCGGGATTTACGTCGACCAAACCACGTCCGGAGAAGCTGTCGATCACGAAGGACGCGATCCCCATCTCATTGAAGTACTTCGCCCAGAATTCCTCGCGAGAGCCTGTGCCTCCCGACCCATGTACGAGGATGACCGCCGGCAAACGGTCCGAAGCGCCTCGCGGCAGCCGCAACTCCCCGGCGAGCGTGACGGCCTTTCCGTCCTTGTCGCCTGTGAGAAACTGTTGATCCGTCAGTGTCAGGCTTTCGAACGAGCGCAATTCCCTGCGTGCCACCAAGTCATCGAGTGCAGGCATAGCGCCCTCCCAGATTGTTTGCCTCAGCTACGCACTTACAACTATGTGTTCGGCGGCTATTGATAAAGACTGGGGGCTCGGTTGCGTTGTGTGCATGGGGTATTGCGGCTCAGCCTCCATGTTGGGCAGTCGGCGCAAAATGGTGACCGAATGTCTGCTCGGGGTCATGAACGACAAAACTCAAGGTAAGCATATAGGTCCGCTTTCGGGTGCATAGCGACCAGTTGAGCCTGACAGCCGAGCCATTGACAGGCTCGCCGCCAACTACCTTGCATTTGTTCAACCCGCGTCGATCCGGTTGTGGCTGCGCCTTAATGAGTCCGCGTCCTAGACGAGAGGCTGCGGCCGCGAATAACGCGCGTTCCCGTTCCCGCCCGCTAGCGTGGGAGCGTCAGTTGCAGAAGCCCGCAAATGTGCACGGCCCTGGGCGAGGGACACTTGCGCGACTTCGGAATATTAGAAATGTATCCCTGAGTTGCCCGACGTGTCAAGTTGCTTGATCGAATGCCGGCCCGCGCCGGCTACTTTGCATGGGGTTGTTTTCGATTTTTTGGCAGCGCCCGCTGCGACGGCCCATAACTTCATAGTGCTCTAGCGCGTCACTTGACGCTCTTCACGAAGTCCAGAATCTCATTCGTCAGCCGCGTGTCCGGCGTGTTGATCGCGTAGACCTCCGACGTGTGGCTGTGCTGCGGCAGCATGAAGCTGCGGGCGCAGCCGCTCGGCCGCTTGCAGCTGGCCTGCTTCAACAGTTCGAACTGCTCGACGAAGCGCGGCGGATCGAGCTCGGCGGCGGTGATCAGGAACGGGATCGGGCTTGCGATCAGGCCCTGCAGCGAGGAGCGTTCAGCGTAGCGCGACGGGTCGGAGCCGTAATAGGCGAGCTCGGCATCGCCGGCGGGCGAAGCGGTCAGATCGTAGATGCCCGACACCATGATCGCGCCGGCAAGGCCGCCGCCCTTCACCTTGTGGAATTCGCTGTGGGAGACATAGCTCGCGACATGGACCGCGCCGGCCGACTGGCCCATCAGGAAGATGCGCTTGGGGTCGCCGCCGCGGGCGGCGATGTTCTCCGAGACCCACTGCACGATCGCGCCCATGTCTTCGGCGCCTGCCGGCCACGGAGAGGCCGGCGCCAGGCGGTAGGTGGCATTGACGCCGACAAAGCCGCTCTTGGTGGCCCACAGCATGACGTTGTCGTAGAACGGGCTGCCGGGGTTGCGCTTGTTGCCGGCGACGAAGCCACCGCCGTGGATGTAGATCAGCACCGGCTGCGCCGCCGCCGACGAGTCGGGCGTGAACACGTCGAGCAGATGGCGGTCGGCGGGGCCATACTTGGCGTCGCGCTCGACCTTGACGCCCTGGTAGGGCTCCTTCTGCTGCAGCGGTCCGTAGAGCGCGGCCGTCTTGGGCGGGTCGATGACGCGGCCGAGTTCCAGCAGCTTCCAGGCCAGATCTTCCGGCATCGGGCTTTGCTGGGCCAGCGCGGGGCCCGTGAGCAACAGGGCCGCCGCCAAAGCCGATACTGCCAGTCTCATTCCAGGGTCCCCCTCGATTGCGTGCGCGGCCGAACATGGCCGATGTTGCGCCGGATTGGTACCGATTCGCCGTGACGATTCGCGGCAATTGCGCTAGGCACAATGCAGGTCTGGAGCCGAAAAATCACCATGAGCCGCCGCATCAAGAGAACCACATCGCCGGGCGATCGCGCCAAGGGGCGTGACAAGGGCCGTGACTGGGACCGCGCAGGCGATCGTGGCAAGGAGCGCACCAAGACCGGGTCGGCGCAACGCAGCCGCAAGCCGGACGATCGCAAGTCCGGTGAGCGCAAGTCCAGTGACCGCAAGTCCGGCGAACGTCCGTTCGCGCACCGTGCGCCGGCCAAGCCGCCGCGCTTCGCCGAGCCGCGCCGCGACCGCGAGGTGCGGGTCGAGCCCTCCGCTGCCAAGCAAGCGAACGAGCAGCAATTGCCGACCAAGGTGCAAACCGTCGTCGTCACTGCCGACGAGGACAACATGCGCGTCGACCGCTTCCTCGAGGCGCGGTTTCCGGGCCTGTCGTTCTCCCATATCCAGCGCATCGTCCGGAAGGGCGAACTCAGGGTCAACGGCAAGCGCGCTGATTCCAAGGACCGGCTGGAGGAGGGCCAAAGCGTACGGATTCCGCCGCTGCGGCTCGACACGCCGAAGACGTCAGGCACGCTGTCGGAGGCCGAGGCGAAGACGCTGCAGGCGCTGAAGGACATGACGCTGTACGAGGACGACGACGTGCTGGTGCTGAATAAGCCCGTCGGTCTCGCCGTGCAGGGCGGCTCCGGCATGACGCGCCATGTCGACCAGATGCTGGAGGTGATGCGCGACGCCAAGGGGCAGAAGCCGCGCCTGGTGCATCGTATCGACCGGGAGACATCGGGCTGCCTGCTGATCGCCAAGACGCGTTTCGCTGCATCGTTCCTCACCGGCGCGTTCCGTCATCGCTCCGCGCGCAAGATCTACTGGGCGCTGGTCGCCGGCGTGCCGAAGCCGAAGCAGGGCCGGATCTCGACCTACCTCGCCAAGGAGGAGAGCGAGGAGGACAGCATCATGCGGATCGCCGAGCATGGCGACGAGGGCGCAAGCCACGCCGTGACCTATTACGCCGTGGTCGAGGCCTCGGCGACCAAGCTCGCCTGGGTCTCGCTCAAACCGGTGACCGGCCGCACCCATCAATTGCGCGCCCACATGGCGCATATCGATCATGCCATCGTCGGCGACCCGAAATATTTCAACAAGGAGAACTGGCAGCTGCCGGGCGGCTTGCAGAACCGGCTGCATCTGCTGGCCCGCCGCATCGTGATTCCGCATCCACGCGGCGGCGTGATCGATGTCAGCGCGCCGCTGCCGCCGCACATGCTGCAATCCTGGAATCTGCTCGGGCTCGAGGCCGACCGCTTCGACCCGATCGAGAACGCGCCCGAGGAGTGACGGCGGACGCCGCCTCCCGATATCCGTCGCGGACAGCAAGAACGATCAAAGCGGCTCACTCTGCCGCGGCTATGTTGCCGCGCGCCGGGCACTGCCGGCATGCAACATCAAAGAGGCTGTCCATGACCGGGACCTGGCTACGCGTCGCGCTTTTCCTGATCGGCTCGGCTGTCGCTTCGGCGGCGGCGCATGCCGAGACCCTGGTGCTCCGCGGCGCCACGCTTTACGCATCGGCCGATGCTGCCGCGCTGCCGGATGCGACGATCGTGATTGCGGACGGCGTGATCAGCGCGGTCGGCAAGTCCGGCGACGTCAAGGTACCTTCGGATGCTCGCCTGATCGATTGTAACGGCAAGACGGTTGTTGCCGGGTTCTGGAACAGCCATGTGCACTTCACGGAACATGTCTGGCACAATGCCGGCGAGGCGCCGGCCGCGCCGCTGACGCAGCACATGCAGGAGATGTTGACGCGCTGGGGCTTTACGACGGTCTGGGACCTCGGCTCCGATCCACGGAACACGCTGCCGCTGCGCAAGCGCATCGCAGCAGGTGAGGTCGCCGGTCCCAACATCCTGCTCGCCGGCAACGTATTTCCCAAGGGCGGCCACCCGGTCTACCTGCCGCCCGAAATTCAGCTCCCCGAAGCTGCGACGCCCGAGGAGGCGGCGAAGTGGGCGCGCGACTGGCTCGCGATGGGCGAGGACGGCATCAAGCTGTTCACCGGCGCGTTCATGGGCGACAAGCCGGTCATCAACATGGACCCGGCGATTGCCAAAGCAGCCGTCGATATCGCGCATGCGCAGGGCAAGCCGGTGTTCGCGCATCCGCAGAACAAGGTCGGCGTGGAGACGGTGATCGCGTCCGATGTCGACGTGCTGGCGCACACGACGCCCAGCGAGCGCAGCTACACGGATGACCAACTGGCGCGGTTCAAGGCGCAGGGGACTGCGCTGATTCCGACGCTGGGGCTGTTCACCACCGTCGTGCTGGATCCCAACGTCACAAATCGTCTGGTCGCGGCGACCGTCAATCAGCTCAAGCAGTTCTCGGAGAATGGCGGCACCGTGCTGTTCGGTACCGATGTCGGCTTCACCAAGCAATACGACACCGCGCAGGAATTCCAGCTGATGCACCGCGCTCTGTCGGAACGCCAGGTGCTGGCCTCGCTGACGACCAATCCGGCGCGGTTCTTCAAGGCCGCGAAGAAGGGCAAGGTCGAACAGGGCTTTGACGCCGATCTCGTGGTGCTCGACGGCGATCCGCTCAGCGACGTCGCCAATCTCGCGAAGGTGAACAGCACGATCCGCGCGGGTCACGTGATCTATCAGAAGCCGTGATGGCCGTCGGGTGAGCGGCCGCGTCGATCTATTTGGCAGGAAGGCGCAAGGTGGCGAGATCCGAGCCGACAATCGTCGTGCCGGTGAATCCGCCTGCCTCAGCGGCGGCGCGGTAGTCCGCCTCGGTGAGCGCGCCGCCGGGCACCTTGTAGGGGCCGTGGTGCGTCGCCCCGACTTGCGGCGCGAGGTGGGTCAGCATCAAATATTTGGCGCCGGCGCGCTTTGCCATGGCGCCAAGGTCGGGCGTCAGGCTCTGGCGATAGAAGACGGGCGGCGGCATGCCGCTATCGCGGTCCGGACCCATCACCGGATGCATGGTCGAGTGCACGATCACGTCGGCGCCTTGGGCCAGCTTCTCGACTTGCGCTGACGTCGACGTCGGGCGCGGCGGGGCCACACTGTCATTGCTGGCATCGCCGCCGATCACGACGCTGCCGGCCGGCGTGTCGACGCGATAGGAAGCATGGCCTGCGACGTGGGTCGAGCGGATCGCGCTGACCCTGACGTCGCCCTTCGACCAGATCACCTGCGGCTCGTCCTTCGGCTCGAACGTGACGAGATGCACGAGCTCCGCTGGTCCGCCCGCCAATCGTCGCTTGTCCTCTGAAACCCGCTGCGCGATTTCGCCGGATTGAATGAAGGCGTCGCCGATATGCGCGACAAACTTGCCGCAGCTCAAGGTGAAGCCGAGCGGTGAGGGTGCATCGCTGCTGCAGACGACATCGACCTTGGCCCCGCCGGAACTCCAGTTCCAGCGCGCGAGCAGCAGGTCGACGAGGCCCTCGGTGTGATCCGAGTGCATATGCGTGAGGAAGACGGCGTCGATCTCGCCGGGATCGACGTTCAGTTGCGACAGCCGCAGTTCGGTGCCGCGGCCTGCGTCGAACTGCAGCTTCAGCGTACCGCAATCGGCACTGTCGTCGCCGTAGCGCACAAGCGTGCCGGCGCCCGCAACGCCATTGAGCAAGGCGGGACCGCTCATGGTGCCTGTCAAGGTGACGGTCAGGCAGGGCGCCGATTGGGCGGGAAGCGGCAGCAGCAGCCAGATCAGGGCCAGCAAGGGTATCGGCAGAATGAGGCGCCGCATGTGGTCGGCTCCCGCGTTGTTCCGGTGATCAGCGAGACTGCCAAAGCCGGCGCCACATCACAACGCTCGCTGCGCGGCATCGAGGTGTTGTGATCACGCGGCCCGTTAGTCCCACCGCACGGTACGACGCGCTCAAAGCATCAGCTTGTAGCCGAGATGGCTGCCGACGAATCCCAATCGCTCATAGAAGCGGTGCGCGTCGGGGCGCGCCTTGTCGGTGGTGAGCTGCACGAGATCGCAGCCTCTCGCTCTGCATTGATCGATCGCCCACTCGAACATCTGCTGCCCGACGCCCGAACTGCGATGCGTCTCGGCAATCCGGACCGCCTCGATCTGGCCGCGCCATGCGCCCAGGCGCGCCATTCCGGGAATGAAGCTGAGCTGAAGGGTCCCGATCACCGCGTCGTTCAGGGTTGCCACGGCCAGCAATTGGTTGGGATCGGCGAGGATGGCATCGAATGCGTCGACATATCGCGGGTTGGGCGGCGAGCTCGGATCCTCGCGCTGCTGCCCCAGGACGTCGTTGGCGAGGAGCGCGACGATAGCCGGAAGGTCGGCGGGCTGAGCCTGGCGGAAAACGATTGATGTCATTGAACAGGATTTCCAGAGACGAGGTCGGTGTCGCACGTTACAGGCTCGCGCAGGTCATGAACATCCAGCCCGGCGCAAACGAAATCCGCCGGCCTTTCGGGCCGGCGGATTGTTGTTGCGCAAGGTGCGGTCGTCAGTTGTTCCAGTTGCCGCCCTGGTCGTTGCCGTCACCGTGGTGATGGCCGCCACCGTCGAAGTCGAAGAAGTCGAACAGGTCGCTGAGCGCCGGGCTGTTGACCGGAACATAGGGATTGCCGGGCGTCGCAACCGGGTTCGGGTAGTTGTCGCGGCTGCGGTGCGTGATCGGCTCCAGGCGCCAATTCCGCTCGATGAATTTGATGATCGAGACGTGATCGGCATATTCATGCGAGATGTGGCCTTGCCGCAAGAACGGCGACACCACGATCAGCGGAATACGGGTGCCGTCGCCGAAATAATCGAGCGGCTGCACATAGCCGGAGTCGAAGTAGCCGCCGCCTTCGTCGAAGGTGATGAAGATCGCGGTGTCCTTCGCATAGTCCGAGGCCTGGACCTGGTCGACGATCTTCTTGGTGAAGCCCTCGAACAAATTGAGCTTGGAGGACGACGGGTGACCGTCGGTGAAGCCGCTCGGCTTGACGATGGAGACCGCCGGCAGCGTGTGCTTGGAAAGGTCGGAGTAGAGATCAACCGAATCCTTGATATGGGCTGCGACCTGGTCCGGGTGCGACATGATCGAGGTGTCGTACTGGAACGGGTTGCAGATGTTGCAGTACTCGTCGGCGTTCGGACCGGCTACGCCCCAGTTAAGCTGGTAGGGATCGTTGACGTAGTTGTTCCACTGGTCGCCGTAATACTTCCAGGAGATGTTCCGCTCGTTCAGGCTGTCGCCGATGCTCTTGCGGGTCGACGGCGGAATCGTGAACGGGGTGTTGGACGGATTGGTGTCGGTGTAGGCGTTCTTGCCGTTGCCGAAGTAACCGGGATTGTAGTTGTTCAAGAGATAGTAGTGGCCCGGTTCGCAGTTCGCGTTGATGTGGATCCCCTTCAGGTAGTCCAGGATCGGCTTGACGCCGGGCTGGCCCGGATCCGAGCAGTCGCTGTAGGAGCCGCCGCCGGACACCGGGCTCGTCTGGAAGGGCGGCGGGAAGCCGCCATTGCCGCCGGCGCCGTAACCGTCCTCGGTGTACCAGTTGTTGGTGCCTGAAGCCGGATTCGGATTCTCGATCTGATGGACGATGCCGGCGTCGGGCGTGCCGCCGAACACCTGCGTGCCGTTCGGCGGCACGGCGGCGTTGCCGTAGGTGTCGCTGAAGTAGAGCATGTCGGCATGGCCGAACATGATGTGGTTGGCGCCGGTGCCGCCGTTGACGGACTGGTGGAAGTTGTCGCTCATCGCGTATTTCTGCGCCAGCGACGTGAAGTAGGGCACGTCGCCCTTCTGCACGTTGTAGAAGCCGAGCGCCGTCGAGCCTTCACCCGTGGTCGTCGCCGTCGGCGAATAGTCCGTGGAGAAGTTGGAGGGCTGCGCCGCGCCGTTGGCGCCGGCGCCGACGGTCACTTCGACCCAGGCGAACAGATTGCCGCCGCAGCCGGACGGATTGTCGCGGCTCGCCGCCGAGTGACTGCAGTTGAGCTGCTGCCACATCTGGTAGAAGCGATGCACCGGGCTTGCCGAATAGGAGTCGTAAGGCATCGCATCGGTGTTGGTGAGCTGGAACGGTCCGGCCGGCAGCGCGCTGACATTGGTGATGCGCTGGTCGGGGGTCTGCGAGGTCTGACCGGTGCCGCCGGACAGCAGGAACTGATAGTACTCGGACGGCAGGCCGGATTCCGACTGCTGCGCCAGCACGAGCGACGCCTCACAGGTGGTGATCGGCGAGCTGCCGCATTTGTTCGGGATGTAGGAGACCTTGGGGCCGCCGACCAGCGGAGCCGGCAGTTGATCCTTGGGGAAGTTCTGCTTCGGCGGGCTCAGCAGGAAGGCATCGTTCAGGCCGGTATCCGTCGCTGCCTGCTGGTGCGCCTTCTCGAAATTGGGCCCGGGGATCGCGTTCTTGTTGTGATCGAGCTTGACGATGCCCTGCGAGAGCAGGTTGAACACGCTCTGGTCGTGCCGTTCGGGCACGTAGGTCGCGAACACGTGGTCGAAGCTGCGGTTCTCGCCGATGATGACGATCACGTGCTTGATCGGCGAGCGGGTCCCGTGTCCACCGTGATGATCCCAGTCCTGCGCAAGCACCGGGCCGGCGGTGAACTGGCCTAGCGCAAGTGCGCTGAGGGTGAGGCGGCAACCTTGCAGCCAACGTGACTTGTGCCTGTCG
This Bradyrhizobium sp. CCBAU 53421 DNA region includes the following protein-coding sequences:
- a CDS encoding RluA family pseudouridine synthase, encoding MSRRIKRTTSPGDRAKGRDKGRDWDRAGDRGKERTKTGSAQRSRKPDDRKSGERKSSDRKSGERPFAHRAPAKPPRFAEPRRDREVRVEPSAAKQANEQQLPTKVQTVVVTADEDNMRVDRFLEARFPGLSFSHIQRIVRKGELRVNGKRADSKDRLEEGQSVRIPPLRLDTPKTSGTLSEAEAKTLQALKDMTLYEDDDVLVLNKPVGLAVQGGSGMTRHVDQMLEVMRDAKGQKPRLVHRIDRETSGCLLIAKTRFAASFLTGAFRHRSARKIYWALVAGVPKPKQGRISTYLAKEESEEDSIMRIAEHGDEGASHAVTYYAVVEASATKLAWVSLKPVTGRTHQLRAHMAHIDHAIVGDPKYFNKENWQLPGGLQNRLHLLARRIVIPHPRGGVIDVSAPLPPHMLQSWNLLGLEADRFDPIENAPEE
- a CDS encoding amidohydrolase family protein; this translates as MTGTWLRVALFLIGSAVASAAAHAETLVLRGATLYASADAAALPDATIVIADGVISAVGKSGDVKVPSDARLIDCNGKTVVAGFWNSHVHFTEHVWHNAGEAPAAPLTQHMQEMLTRWGFTTVWDLGSDPRNTLPLRKRIAAGEVAGPNILLAGNVFPKGGHPVYLPPEIQLPEAATPEEAAKWARDWLAMGEDGIKLFTGAFMGDKPVINMDPAIAKAAVDIAHAQGKPVFAHPQNKVGVETVIASDVDVLAHTTPSERSYTDDQLARFKAQGTALIPTLGLFTTVVLDPNVTNRLVAATVNQLKQFSENGGTVLFGTDVGFTKQYDTAQEFQLMHRALSERQVLASLTTNPARFFKAAKKGKVEQGFDADLVVLDGDPLSDVANLAKVNSTIRAGHVIYQKP
- a CDS encoding MBL fold metallo-hydrolase, with product MRRLILPIPLLALIWLLLPLPAQSAPCLTVTLTGTMSGPALLNGVAGAGTLVRYGDDSADCGTLKLQFDAGRGTELRLSQLNVDPGEIDAVFLTHMHSDHTEGLVDLLLARWNWSSGGAKVDVVCSSDAPSPLGFTLSCGKFVAHIGDAFIQSGEIAQRVSEDKRRLAGGPAELVHLVTFEPKDEPQVIWSKGDVRVSAIRSTHVAGHASYRVDTPAGSVVIGGDASNDSVAPPRPTSTSAQVEKLAQGADVIVHSTMHPVMGPDRDSGMPPPVFYRQSLTPDLGAMAKRAGAKYLMLTHLAPQVGATHHGPYKVPGGALTEADYRAAAEAGGFTGTTIVGSDLATLRLPAK
- a CDS encoding GNAT family N-acetyltransferase, which encodes MTSIVFRQAQPADLPAIVALLANDVLGQQREDPSSPPNPRYVDAFDAILADPNQLLAVATLNDAVIGTLQLSFIPGMARLGAWRGQIEAVRIAETHRSSGVGQQMFEWAIDQCRARGCDLVQLTTDKARPDAHRFYERLGFVGSHLGYKLML
- a CDS encoding alkaline phosphatase family protein — its product is MRDRHKSRWLQGCRLTLSALALGQFTAGPVLAQDWDHHGGHGTRSPIKHVIVIIGENRSFDHVFATYVPERHDQSVFNLLSQGIVKLDHNKNAIPGPNFEKAHQQAATDTGLNDAFLLSPPKQNFPKDQLPAPLVGGPKVSYIPNKCGSSPITTCEASLVLAQQSESGLPSEYYQFLLSGGTGQTSQTPDQRITNVSALPAGPFQLTNTDAMPYDSYSASPVHRFYQMWQQLNCSHSAASRDNPSGCGGNLFAWVEVTVGAGANGAAQPSNFSTDYSPTATTTGEGSTALGFYNVQKGDVPYFTSLAQKYAMSDNFHQSVNGGTGANHIMFGHADMLYFSDTYGNAAVPPNGTQVFGGTPDAGIVHQIENPNPASGTNNWYTEDGYGAGGNGGFPPPFQTSPVSGGGSYSDCSDPGQPGVKPILDYLKGIHINANCEPGHYYLLNNYNPGYFGNGKNAYTDTNPSNTPFTIPPSTRKSIGDSLNERNISWKYYGDQWNNYVNDPYQLNWGVAGPNADEYCNICNPFQYDTSIMSHPDQVAAHIKDSVDLYSDLSKHTLPAVSIVKPSGFTDGHPSSSKLNLFEGFTKKIVDQVQASDYAKDTAIFITFDEGGGYFDSGYVQPLDYFGDGTRIPLIVVSPFLRQGHISHEYADHVSIIKFIERNWRLEPITHRSRDNYPNPVATPGNPYVPVNSPALSDLFDFFDFDGGGHHHGDGNDQGGNWNN